TCAAGGCGCTGGTGAGCGGCTCGGTCGACAAGGGCGACGTCTTCGCCGACGCCGACTTCGTGATCGAGGCGGTGTTCGAGGAGATGAGGATCAAGAAGCAGGTCTTCGCCGACCTCGAGGCAGTGGTCTCGCCGGAGTGCGTGCTGGCGACGAACACCTCGTCGCTGTCCATCACCGAGATGGCCGCCGACCTCGAGCACCCCGAGCGGGTGGTCGGCTTCCACTTCTTCAACCCGGTCGCGGTGATGCCGCTGCTGGAGGTCGTCCGCGGCGAGCGGACCGACGACGCCACCCTCGCGACGGCGTTCGCGACCGGCAAGGCGCTGAAGAAGACCAGCATCCTCGTGCAGGACAGCCCGTCGTTCATCGTGAACCGGCTGCTCGGCCGGTTCATGGGCGAGGTCGGCCGGATCGTCGACGAGGGCACCCCGCTGACCGTCGCGGACGGCGCGTTCGCCGGCGTCGCCCCGATGCCGCCGTTCTTCCTGCTGTCGCTGGTCGGGCCGGCGATCGCGCTGCACAACAACGAGACGCTGCACAGGGCGTTCCCGGAGCGGTTCTACGTCTCGCCGAACCTGCAGCGGCTGGTGGCGGCCGGGAAGTCCAGCGTCTACCTGCCGGACTTCTCGATCGACCCGGAGGTCGCGGAGCTGTTCGCTCCCCCGGCCGACGGCGTCGAGCTGACCGGACCGCAGGTGCGCGAGCGGGTGCTCACGGCGCTGGCCGAGGAGGTCCGGATCATGCTCGACGAGGGCGTCGTCGCCGCTCCGGAGGACCTGGACCTGGCGATGATCACCGGTGCCGGCTTCTCGTTCTGGAACGGCGGCCTGACCATGCTGCTGGACCGCGAGGGCTTCTCGGAGAAGGTCAGCGGCCGCCCGTTCCACTGATCCCGCCCCCCGTTTACCACGGGATGTCGGAAGTCTGACGCTTCCCATGGGCTGCAGCCCATGGGAAGCGTCAGAGTGCCGTGGGAACCCCCGGTACGCCGGGGCCGCCCAGCCGATCGAGAGCCGATCCGGGCCGATCCGGGGCCGGGGAGCCTCCCGGTACACCGGGCCGCCCAGCCGATCCAGAGCCGATCCGGGGCCGAGCCGGGGCCGGGGAGCCTCCGGTACACCGGGCCGCTCAGCCGATCCGGAGCCGATCCGGGGCCGAGCGAACCTCCGGTACGCCGGGCCGCTCAGCCGAGCCGCGGCCGGGTGGCCCGCTCCAGCGCCACGGAGAAGACCGCGAAGCAGACCGTGGTGATCGCGCAGCCCCACCACATCACGTTGGAGAGCGTGAAAGCGGCGAACCCGGCCAGCACCGACACCGGGGCCCACCAGCGGACCAGGCGGGCCCGCCACAGCGCGCAGGCGGCCAGCGGGAGCGCGAGCACGAAGCCGAGCATCCCGGGGACGGTGAACGCGGTGATCCCCCACATCGTCTCGGTCATCCGGTCGTTCACGGCCGTGACGCCCTCGACGCCGTACAGCTGGCCGATCGCCGAGTCGTACCAGTCGAGGAACAGCAGGCCTGGCAGCGTGGTCATGCCCACGAAGCCGAGGAACGCCGCGACGTTGGCCAGCCAGGCGCCCCTGCCCTTCACATAGCCGGCCACCAGCAGCGCCGGCGCGATCCAGAACGCGTAGGCCCAGTGGAAGCCCAGCGACTTGAACTGCAGGGGGCCGGGGTTCTCCGCGTAGATCTTGAACAGCCGGTCGTCCATGATGCCCGCGGCCGGGTCGGCGTAGGCGCCGACGACGGCGAACGCGCCGGCGAGGACCGGGGCGGCGACGAGGAACCAGCGTCGCGCGGCGAGCGCCCGGCTGGGGCGGGCGGGGTCGGCGGTCGCCTCGGCGGAGGCGGTGAGCGAGGCGGCGTCGAGGGTGGTCATGGTGTTCTCCTGGGACTCGTTGGTTGACGGGTCCCAGCCTGGCCGCGACGGGCCTGGACCGGATCTGTCGTGCGGGGGAATTCCGGCTCAGCCGTACGACGGATCTTCGCCGGCCGCCCCGGGCACGACCACGCCGTTCTCGTAGGCGAAGATCACCGCCTGCACCCGGTCCCGCAGGCCGAGCTTGGCCAGCACGTTGCTGACATGGGTCTTTGTGGTGCCCTCGGAGACGAACAGCCGCTCGGCGACGTCGAGGTTGGACAGCCCGCGCGCCAGCAGCCCGAGGACCTCGACCTCGCGCCGGGTCAGCAGCCCCAGCCGCGGGTCCTGGTGCGCCGGCCCGGTCGGCCCGCGGCGCACGAAGGCGTCGATCACCCGCCGGGTCACCCCCGGCGCCAGCAGCGAGTCCCCGGAGGCCACGACCCGGATCGCGGCGGCCAGCTCCTCGGCCGGGGCGTCCTTGAGCAGGAACCCGGAGGCGCCGGCACGCAGCGCCTCGAAGACGTACTCGTCGAGGTCGAAGGTGGTGAGCACCAGCACCTTGGTGGGCACGCCGGCCGCGACCAGCCGACGGGTGGCGGCCAGCCCGTCGAGCACCGGCATCCGGACGTCCATCAGGGTCACGTCCGGGGCCAGCCGGGTGACCACCTCGACGGCCTGCTCGCCGTCGGCCGCCTCGCCGACCACCTGCAGGCCGGGCTCGCCGTCCAGCAACGAGCGGAACCCGGCGCGGACCATGCCCTGGTCGTCGACCACGACCACCCGGATCACGGGCCCTCCCGGACCGGCAGGCTCGCGACCAGGCGGACACCGCCGGCCGGCCCGCGGGTGAGCTCGACGGTGCCGCCGTACAACGCGACCCGCTCACGGATCCCCACGAGCCCGTGCCCGCCGGTCCCGGGTCCCTGCGCGGGCAGCCCGGCGCCGTCGTCGTCGACCTCGATCCCGAGGCTGGCCGGGCCGTAGCGCACCCGCACGGTCGCCTCCGAGGCGCCGGAGTGCCGCAGCGCGTTGGTCAGCCCCTCCTGGGCGATCCGGTACGCCGCCAGGTCGATGCCCGGCGGCA
The DNA window shown above is from Nocardioides mesophilus and carries:
- a CDS encoding response regulator, encoding MIRVVVVDDQGMVRAGFRSLLDGEPGLQVVGEAADGEQAVEVVTRLAPDVTLMDVRMPVLDGLAATRRLVAAGVPTKVLVLTTFDLDEYVFEALRAGASGFLLKDAPAEELAAAIRVVASGDSLLAPGVTRRVIDAFVRRGPTGPAHQDPRLGLLTRREVEVLGLLARGLSNLDVAERLFVSEGTTKTHVSNVLAKLGLRDRVQAVIFAYENGVVVPGAAGEDPSYG